A genomic region of Candidatus Angelobacter sp. contains the following coding sequences:
- a CDS encoding TIGR00730 family Rossman fold protein, translating to MNDHTFGFTKEDPWRIFRIMAEFVDSFETLSQVGPAVTIFGSARIPRTDPLYKVAARLGRELAGHNLAIITGGGPGLMEAANKGAAGARGKSVGLNIELPFEQKPNRYANVPIHFHYFFSRKVCFAKYSIAFIFMPGGFGTLDEFFEIATLVQTQRVPRFPLILFGREYWKGLLHWLKTTTANRGYIAPEDFNLFTVTDDVQEVIDTIVDYQRRVSAPETHPPAIA from the coding sequence ATGAACGACCACACGTTTGGGTTCACCAAGGAAGATCCATGGCGCATTTTCCGCATCATGGCGGAGTTTGTTGACTCGTTTGAAACGCTTTCGCAGGTGGGCCCGGCCGTCACCATCTTCGGTTCGGCGCGGATTCCACGAACCGATCCGTTATACAAGGTCGCCGCACGGCTGGGACGCGAACTCGCCGGGCACAATCTGGCGATCATCACCGGAGGCGGCCCCGGTTTGATGGAAGCGGCCAACAAAGGCGCCGCCGGGGCCCGCGGAAAATCGGTGGGGCTCAACATCGAGCTGCCGTTCGAGCAAAAGCCAAACCGCTACGCGAACGTGCCCATTCACTTCCATTATTTCTTCTCGCGTAAAGTTTGTTTCGCCAAATACAGCATCGCGTTCATTTTCATGCCCGGCGGATTCGGCACGCTGGACGAGTTTTTTGAAATCGCGACGCTGGTGCAGACGCAGCGCGTGCCGCGTTTTCCGCTCATCCTGTTCGGACGCGAATACTGGAAGGGGCTTCTCCACTGGCTCAAGACCACGACCGCGAATCGGGGCTACATTGCCCCGGAGGACTTCAACCTGTTCACCGTCACCGACGACGTGCAGGAGGTCATCGACACGATTGTGGATTACCAGCGTCGCGTAAGCGCTCCGGAAACG